In Calonectris borealis chromosome 20, bCalBor7.hap1.2, whole genome shotgun sequence, a genomic segment contains:
- the STX8 gene encoding syntaxin-8 isoform X13: protein MAPDPWLSLHDAACQIAQEIAEKIQERNRYQRNGESSAKLNVIIRSSLQNLREKIDQLKDLLLRAVSTHQITQLEGDRRQNLVDDLLTRQKQLQASYKNEGTEPDAIRSSLMTGGVKRGVTNPWLLEESEETRGLGFDDLRQQQRRIIEEQDAGLDALSSIISRQKQMGQEIGNELDEQNGRKKEVRLL from the exons atggctCCGGACCCCTG GCTCTCGCTGCACGACGCCGCTTGCCAGATCGCCCAGGAGATCGCTGAGAAAATCCAGGAGCGTAACCGGTACCAGAGGAACGGGGAGAGTTCGGCCAAG cTCAATGTGATTATCAGATCGTCGTTGCAGAATCTCAGAGAGAAGATCGATCAGCTGAAGGACTTACTGCTTCGGGCTGTGTCAACACACCAAAT CACACAGCTGGAGGGAGACAGGAGGCAGAATTTGGTGGATGACCTTCTCACACGACAGAAACAACTTCAGGCATCTTACAAGAATGAAGGCACGGAACCAGATGCGATAAG ATCTAGCCTAATGACGGGAGGGGTCAAACGAGGTGTAACCAACCCGTGGCTCTTGGAAGAATCTGAGGAAACCAGAGGGCTTGGCTTTGACGATCTCAGGCAGCAGCAGCGAAGGATCATTGAAG AGCAAGATGCTGGACTCGATGCTCTTTCTTCAATCATATCCCGACAAAAGCAAATGGGGCAGGAAATTGGGAATGAGCTGGATGAACAGAATG
- the STX8 gene encoding syntaxin-8 isoform X10 has protein sequence MAPDPWLSLHDAACQIAQEIAEKIQERNRYQRNGESSAKLNVIIRSSLQNLREKIDQLKDLLLRAVSTHQITQLEGDRRQNLVDDLLTRQKQLQASYKNEGTEPDAIRSSLMTGGVKRGVTNPWLLEESEETRGLGFDDLRQQQRRIIEEQDAGLDALSSIISRQKQMGQEIGNELDEQNGNSFSKDGNFPECSE, from the exons atggctCCGGACCCCTG GCTCTCGCTGCACGACGCCGCTTGCCAGATCGCCCAGGAGATCGCTGAGAAAATCCAGGAGCGTAACCGGTACCAGAGGAACGGGGAGAGTTCGGCCAAG cTCAATGTGATTATCAGATCGTCGTTGCAGAATCTCAGAGAGAAGATCGATCAGCTGAAGGACTTACTGCTTCGGGCTGTGTCAACACACCAAAT CACACAGCTGGAGGGAGACAGGAGGCAGAATTTGGTGGATGACCTTCTCACACGACAGAAACAACTTCAGGCATCTTACAAGAATGAAGGCACGGAACCAGATGCGATAAG ATCTAGCCTAATGACGGGAGGGGTCAAACGAGGTGTAACCAACCCGTGGCTCTTGGAAGAATCTGAGGAAACCAGAGGGCTTGGCTTTGACGATCTCAGGCAGCAGCAGCGAAGGATCATTGAAG AGCAAGATGCTGGACTCGATGCTCTTTCTTCAATCATATCCCGACAAAAGCAAATGGGGCAGGAAATTGGGAATGAGCTGGATGAACAGAATG GCAACTCCTTCTCAAAAGATGGAAACTTTCCCGAGTGCTCAGAGTAA
- the STX8 gene encoding syntaxin-8 isoform X12: protein MAPDPWLSLHDAACQIAQEIAEKIQERNRYQRNGESSAKLNVIIRSSLQNLREKIDQLKDLLLRAVSTHQITQLEGDRRQNLVDDLLTRQKQLQASYKNEGTEPDAIRSSLMTGGVKRGVTNPWLLEESEETRGLGFDDLRQQQRRIIEEQDAGLDALSSIISRQKQMGQEIGNELDEQNGADTLYKASVFV from the exons atggctCCGGACCCCTG GCTCTCGCTGCACGACGCCGCTTGCCAGATCGCCCAGGAGATCGCTGAGAAAATCCAGGAGCGTAACCGGTACCAGAGGAACGGGGAGAGTTCGGCCAAG cTCAATGTGATTATCAGATCGTCGTTGCAGAATCTCAGAGAGAAGATCGATCAGCTGAAGGACTTACTGCTTCGGGCTGTGTCAACACACCAAAT CACACAGCTGGAGGGAGACAGGAGGCAGAATTTGGTGGATGACCTTCTCACACGACAGAAACAACTTCAGGCATCTTACAAGAATGAAGGCACGGAACCAGATGCGATAAG ATCTAGCCTAATGACGGGAGGGGTCAAACGAGGTGTAACCAACCCGTGGCTCTTGGAAGAATCTGAGGAAACCAGAGGGCTTGGCTTTGACGATCTCAGGCAGCAGCAGCGAAGGATCATTGAAG AGCAAGATGCTGGACTCGATGCTCTTTCTTCAATCATATCCCGACAAAAGCAAATGGGGCAGGAAATTGGGAATGAGCTGGATGAACAGAATG
- the STX8 gene encoding syntaxin-8 isoform X7, which translates to MAPDPWLSLHDAACQIAQEIAEKIQERNRYQRNGESSAKLNVIIRSSLQNLREKIDQLKDLLLRAVSTHQITQLEGDRRQNLVDDLLTRQKQLQASYKNEGTEPDAIRSSLMTGGVKRGVTNPWLLEESEETRGLGFDDLRQQQRRIIEEQDAGLDALSSIISRQKQMGQEIGNELDEQNAQDLCSVEIFALPSSLRWPEAFSLECQLV; encoded by the exons atggctCCGGACCCCTG GCTCTCGCTGCACGACGCCGCTTGCCAGATCGCCCAGGAGATCGCTGAGAAAATCCAGGAGCGTAACCGGTACCAGAGGAACGGGGAGAGTTCGGCCAAG cTCAATGTGATTATCAGATCGTCGTTGCAGAATCTCAGAGAGAAGATCGATCAGCTGAAGGACTTACTGCTTCGGGCTGTGTCAACACACCAAAT CACACAGCTGGAGGGAGACAGGAGGCAGAATTTGGTGGATGACCTTCTCACACGACAGAAACAACTTCAGGCATCTTACAAGAATGAAGGCACGGAACCAGATGCGATAAG ATCTAGCCTAATGACGGGAGGGGTCAAACGAGGTGTAACCAACCCGTGGCTCTTGGAAGAATCTGAGGAAACCAGAGGGCTTGGCTTTGACGATCTCAGGCAGCAGCAGCGAAGGATCATTGAAG AGCAAGATGCTGGACTCGATGCTCTTTCTTCAATCATATCCCGACAAAAGCAAATGGGGCAGGAAATTGGGAATGAGCTGGATGAACAGAATG CTCAGGATCTCTGCTCAGTTGAGATATTTGCACTTCCCAGCTCTTTGAGGTGGCCGGAGGCATTTTCCCTTGAGTGCCAGTTGGTGTAG
- the LOC142091168 gene encoding TBC1 domain family member 24-like gives MLQVGLSLPRSPGGAAGGFPMAEPAEGDNAGTGQEMFGSSPVTIVITSEADTWDIDASSCLGCGQFVDWDRMPDPEQQAHIPRDILSKPPKELKKLAREGYWAASRALRAQVYHQLIQKVACRLVTPDALVYRDVTSRLFGKLSVSSHPLPEFLEGCSMPTYCLNLEGVTALKKILICVGNLFPDITYSPILPSLVALLLHYSEDEAQCFENIARLIASNAPHTSYIDQSFLAHQASCMTFGDLANKHCPAAHKLIASTSENVFEVYSEWLSWLFHDLPFNYAIRVFDVYLLEGQKVLYRIALALLKQYRLSVTSAELEGTDIKADLQAFVQNIAEHVTVDKLLERAFGIRLFSRKEIWLLQMANRKALMERGITMVQSRQSFHLAVDMQNFSSSIVTAQEMRIVWSWIPERFSLFPPLLLFSTSEDGCSLQRFYACCEGYEPTVLLIKTTEGEVCGAFLSSDWSERKKNGATSGFFGTGECFVFTVKPETERYEWVFIKKPELAKAVPRSRQRSPSPSPASLLSSSPDDRSTSSNHLTVPTPQRKGRLSPFLAIRHFLLPSKTASMFMSGSREGIIIGGGGGQALSLDNNLLWGHTEHCETFDNPPLCQENFKVQLLEVWGFQNA, from the exons ATGCTGCAGGTGGGGCTcagcctgccccgctcccccgggggggcggccggTGGCTTCCCCATGGCCGAGCCGGCCGAGGGCGATAACGCGGGCACCGGGCAAG AGATGTTTGGCTCATCTCCAGTCACCATTGTGATCACATCCGAGGCTGACACCTGGGACATCGACGCCTCCTCTTGTCTGGGCTGTGGACAGTTCGTGGATTGGGACAGGATGCCAGACCCGGAGCAACAGGCGCATATCCCCCGAGACATCCTCAGCAAGCCCCCGAAGGAGCTGAAGAAGCTGGCAAGAGAAGGTTACTGGGCAGCGAGCCGCGCTCTGAGAGCTCAGGTCTACCACCAGCTCATCCAGAAGGTCGCCTGCCGGCTCGTCACCCCAGATGCTCTCGTCTACAGGGATGTGACGAGTCGGCTCTTTGGGAAGCTGAGTGTGAGCTCCCACCCTTTGCCCGAGTTCCTGGAAGGATGCTCCATGCCCACGTACTGCCTCAACCTGGAAGGGGTCACCGCCTTGAAGAAGATTCTCATCTGTGTTGGCAACCTTTTCCCTGACATAACCTACAGCCCGATCCTCCCCTCGCTGgtggctctgctgctgcactACAGCGAAGATGAAGCTCAGTGCTTCGAGAACATCGCTCGCCTCATTGCCAGCAACGCTCCCCACACCAGCTACATTGACCAGTCCTTCCTGGCCCACCAGGCCTCCTGCATGACTTTTGGGGATCTGGCCAacaagcactgcccagcagctCACAAACTTATAGCCAGCACCTCTGAGAACGTCTTTGAGGTCTACTCCGAATGGTTATCGTGGCTCTTTCACGACCTCCCCTTCAATTACGCCATCCGCGTCTTTGATGTCTACCTGCTGGAGGGGCAGAAGGTCCTCTACCGCATTGCTCTGGCCTTGCTGAAGCAGTACAGGCTCTCGGTGACCTCCGCTGAGCTGGAGGGGACCGACATCAAGGCAGACCTGCAGGCGTTCGTGCAGAACATTGCTGAGCACGTGACTGTCGACAAACTCCTAGAGAGAGCCTTTGGCATCCGGCTGTTCTCCCGCAAGGAAATCTGGCTTCTCCAGATGGCCAACAGGAAGGCGTTAATGGAAAGGGGCATAACCATGGTGCAGAGCAG GCAGTCGTTCCACCTGGCCGTGGACATGCAGAACTTCAGCTCCAGCATTGTAACGGCTCAGGAGATGCGCATCGTCTGGTCCTGGATCCCTGAGcgcttctccctcttccccccgctgctgcttttctccaccTCAGAAGATGGGTGCAGCCTGCAGAG GTTTTACGCATGCTGTGAAGGCTACGAACCGACGGTGCTGCTCATAAAAACAACAGAGGGGGAG GTGTGCGGGGCGTTTCTCTCCTCCGACTggagtgaaaggaaaaagaatgggGCGACATCGGGCTTTTTTGGGACAGGGGAGTGTTTTGTGTTCACT GTGAAGCCCGAGACAGAGAGGTACGAGTGGGTGTTCATCAAGAAGCCGGAGCTGGCCAAAGCTGTGCCACGCTCACGCCAGCGgtcaccttctccctctcccGCATCCCTCCTCAGCTCCTCCCCGGACGACCGCAGCACCAGCTCGAACCATCTCACCGTGCCCACGCCACAGAGGAAAGGCCGTCTCTCCCCGTTTCTGGCCATCAGGCATTTCCTTCTGCCTTCCAAAACAGCCTCCATGTTCATGTCCGGGTCACGGGAAGGGATCATTATCG gtGGAGGGGGAGGCCAAGCTCTCTCCCTTGACAACAACCTGCTCTGGGGGCACACGGAGCACTGCGAGACCTTCGACAACCCTCCGCTCTGCCAGGAGAACTTCAAGGTGCAGCTCTTGGAAGTGTGGGGCTTTCAAAATGCCTAA
- the STX8 gene encoding syntaxin-8 isoform X9, with protein MAPDPWLSLHDAACQIAQEIAEKIQERNRYQRNGESSAKLNVIIRSSLQNLREKIDQLKDLLLRAVSTHQITQLEGDRRQNLVDDLLTRQKQLQASYKNEGTEPDAIRSSLMTGGVKRGVTNPWLLEESEETRGLGFDDLRQQQRRIIEEQDAGLDALSSIISRQKQMGQEIGNELDEQNVQLELWNPASFLPCTKT; from the exons atggctCCGGACCCCTG GCTCTCGCTGCACGACGCCGCTTGCCAGATCGCCCAGGAGATCGCTGAGAAAATCCAGGAGCGTAACCGGTACCAGAGGAACGGGGAGAGTTCGGCCAAG cTCAATGTGATTATCAGATCGTCGTTGCAGAATCTCAGAGAGAAGATCGATCAGCTGAAGGACTTACTGCTTCGGGCTGTGTCAACACACCAAAT CACACAGCTGGAGGGAGACAGGAGGCAGAATTTGGTGGATGACCTTCTCACACGACAGAAACAACTTCAGGCATCTTACAAGAATGAAGGCACGGAACCAGATGCGATAAG ATCTAGCCTAATGACGGGAGGGGTCAAACGAGGTGTAACCAACCCGTGGCTCTTGGAAGAATCTGAGGAAACCAGAGGGCTTGGCTTTGACGATCTCAGGCAGCAGCAGCGAAGGATCATTGAAG AGCAAGATGCTGGACTCGATGCTCTTTCTTCAATCATATCCCGACAAAAGCAAATGGGGCAGGAAATTGGGAATGAGCTGGATGAACAGAATG TTCAATTAGAGCTGTGGAACCCTGCCAGCTTTCTCCCTTGCACAAAGACTTGA